Proteins encoded together in one Impatiens glandulifera chromosome 1, dImpGla2.1, whole genome shotgun sequence window:
- the LOC124928493 gene encoding uncharacterized protein LOC124928493 produces the protein MSIFDSKKLLINRALSELRKKLPEIRKADAEVAALKKNLANLPQKEAAAAGKSVGEVVVSNKPSTAAISGTVGLQSVVRRRASMRMKVPISDFHNFDNDRAEQCFKAKQILALYDEKDAMPRLEKIKRGGCLRIYPRGGDIWAIYKNWSSEWNRETPFEVRNQYEMVEVMMDYDEEDGVCMSPLVKVDGYRTVYGRNPDKGSISWVLKKEKLRFSHRVPSWRIRGGERTDDLPECCWDLDPAATQDGLILQQQQEQEEAEAGKHKCT, from the exons ATGTCAATTTTTGACtcaaaaaagttattaattaatagggCATTGTCTGAATTAAGAAAGAAGTTGCCAGAGATAAGGAAAGCTGATGCTGAAGTAGCTGCACTGAAGAAAAACCTAGCAAATTTACCTCAGAaagaagcagcagcagcaggaaAATCAGTAGGAGAGGTGGTGGTGTCTAACAAGCCTAGTACTGCCGCAATTTCTGGCACAGTTGGACTTCAATCAGTGGTGAGGAGGAGGGCATCAATGCGCATGAAGGTTCCTATctctgattttcacaattttgaCAATGATAGGGCTGAGCAATGCTTCAAGGCGAAGCAGATATTGGCGCTCTATGATGAAAAAGATGCTATGCCACGTCT agaaaaaataaaacggGGAGGATGCCTTAGAATTTATCCTAGGGGCGGGGATATATGGGCCATATACAAGAACTGGTCATCGGAATGGAACAGGGAGACCCCCTTTGAAGTTAGGAATCAATATGAGATGGTGGAAGTTATGATGGattatgatgaagaagatggggTTTGCATGAGTCCACTGGTGAAAGTAGATGGTTACAGGACTGTGTATGGGAGGAACCCAGATAAGGGTTCCATTAGTTGGGTTTTGAAGAAGgaaaagttgagattctcacATCGTGTTCCTTCTTGGCGAATTAGAGGTGGAGAAAGGACTGATGATCTGCCAGAATGCTGTTGGGATCTGGACCCTGCCGCCACCCAAGATGGCCTTATCCTTCAACAGCagcaagaacaagaagaagctgAAGCTGGGAAACATAAA TGTACTTGA